From a single Callithrix jacchus isolate 240 chromosome 5, calJac240_pri, whole genome shotgun sequence genomic region:
- the PPP1R27 gene encoding protein phosphatase 1 regulatory subunit 27, translating to MPSRTARYARYSPRERRRRMLADRSVRFPNDVLFLDHIRQGDLEQVGRFIRAQKVSLATIHPSGLAALHEAVLSGNLECVKLLVKYGADIHQRDEAGWTPLHIACSDGYPDIARYLISLGADRDAANDDGDLPSDLIDPDFKELVELFKGTTMD from the exons ATGCCTAGCAGAACTGCCCGCTATGCCCGCTATAGCCCACGGGAGCGTCGGCGGCGGATGTTGGCTGATCGCAGCGTGCGTTTCCCTAACGATGTTCTGTTCTTGGACCACATCCGTCAGGGTGACCTGGAGCAGGTGGGGCGCTTCATCCGGGCTCAGAAAGTCTCCCTGGCCACCATCCACCCCTCAG GCCTGGCCGCCTTGCATGAAGCCGTGCTCTCTGGAAATCTGGAATGTGTGAAGCTGCTGGTCAAATACGGGGCTGACATTCACCAGCGAGATGAGGCAGGCTGGACACCCCTGCACATTGCCTGCAGCGATGGATACCCCGACATAGCCAG GTACCTCATCTCCCTGGGAGCGGACAGGGACGCAGCCAACGACGATGGCGACCTGCCCTCCGACCTCATCGACCCGGACTTCAAGGAGCTAGTGGAGCTCTTCAAAGGGACCACCATGGACTGA